The Polaribacter sp. KT25b genome contains the following window.
CTTCTTAATTTTGATTTAAAAAAGTTTACAATAGCTCCATTTCTTTGTGCAACAAAAGCTTTTAATTGAGTATTATCAATAGCTCCATTACCAAATCTATAAAATAAATCGAAACTTGTTCTTAATTTAAAATAAGCAACTAATTCGTTTATTACTTTGTCATCAAAATTAATTTTTAAATGACGTAATTTGCGCATTAAAACAGCTTTTCCTTCTTCTGCAACTTGCTTTTCGTCGTCTTTTAAAGCCGCTCTAATTTTTGTTTTTGCTCTTGCTGTAATTACAAAATCTAACCATCTAGAATTTGGTTTATTTGCAGAGCTTGTAATAACTTCTATTTGATCGCCACTTTTTAAAATATGACTTAAAGGCACTAATTTACCGTTTACTTTTGCGCCTCTACATTTTAAACCAACATCTGTATGGATTGAAAAAGCAAAATCTAATGCAGATGCATCTTTAGGTAACGATTTTAAATCACCTTTTGGTGTAAAAACGTAGATTTCTTTTGAGTATAAATTCAGTTTAAAATCTTCAACAAAATCAACCGCGTTTAAACTTTGACTTTCTAAAGTTTCTTTTAATTTATTTAACCAATTTTCTAAACCACTCTCTTTTTGATCACCCTGTTTGTATTTAAAATGTGCAGCATATCCTTTTTCTGCAATTTCATTCATCCTTTCAGAACGAATTTGCACTTCTACCCATTCTGCATCTGGGCCAACAACGGTAATATGAAGTGCTTCGTAACCAGTAGATTTTGGTTGAGAAATCCAATCTCGTAAACGCGTAGGATTTGGTTTAAAATAATCTGTAACAATGGTGTAAATTTTCCAAGCATCAAATTTATCATCATTAGAAGAAGGATAATAAATAATACGAATTGCATATTTATCGTAAACTTCATCAAAAGTTACGTTTTGAGTTCTCATTTTTTTTCTGATGGAATAAATAGATTTAAATCTACCTTTAATTTCATAAGAAAAATTCTCTTTATCTAAACCACTTTTAAGAGTATCTGTAAAACGTTGTAAATATTTTTGTTGATCTTGTTTACTTTCTTTTATTTTATTTTCAATTTCATTATAAACATCAGGTTCTGTGTATTTTAAACCTAAGTCTTCTAATTCTGTTTTAATGTTATACAAACCTAATCTGTGCGCCAAAGGAGCATAAATATACAATGTTTCTGATGCAATTTTAACCTGTTTATCATCTGGCATTGCATCCATAGTTTGCATATTATGCAATCTGTCAGCAATTTTTATTAAAATAACTCTAACATCATCATATAACGTTAAGAGCATTTTTCTAAAGTTTTCTGCCTGAATTGATGCGTTTTTCTCTTTATTAAGACGTGAAATTTTAGTTAATCCAGATACAATTCTTGCAATGGTTGTACCAAACATTTGCTCAATATCTTCAACCGTATATTTTGTATCTTCAACAACGTCATGCAATAATGCAGATGCAATTGAAGTTGCACCTAAACCAATTTCCATAGCCACAATTTTAGCCACAGCAATTGGATGATAAATATAAGGTTCACCCGTTTTTCTTCGCTGAGAAGAATGTGCTTCTACAGCAAGATCAAAAGCCTTTCTTATCAATTCTTTATCTTCTTTTGATAAAACTTCGTAAGTACCTTTTAGTAAATCTTTGTATCGATTTGCTATTTCTTTATTTTCTTCTTCTACGGTTGCTGTATAGTCCATAAATTTAGGGGTCAAGATTTCTATAATATCTTAAGGGAAGTTAGGAATAAGAAATTAAACAACCAAAAAATAAAGATTTAAATTTGATGAAAAAAAGGAAGTGAATTTTTAAAGATTTCCATAAATCTTAAATCGAATAAACTTTATGTAAGAAAAAAACAATAATTATTGGTTAATTATTTCTCTAAATTCTCAATTCTTTCCAACAAAGTTGGATGTGAATAATGCATAAAAACATATGCTTTATGTGGCGTTAAATTACTTAAACTATTTTTTGATAATTTTTTTAGTGATGTAATTAAAGGTTTTGCAGCAAAAGTTTCTTTCGCAAAATTATCTGCTTGATATTCAAAAACTCTAGAAAAATAATTCATAAATAAACCTGTAATTTCTGATATTGGCGAATATAAAATTCCGAAGGCAATTAAGCCAATATGAAAACTAGGGATAGAAACTGCTAATGCTTCTGATAAAATTGAAGAGTTGATAAAAAGTGATAAAATAAACAAGGTAAAACCAGTGAGCAAAATGGTAGAAACTAAATTAAAAATGATATGTTTTCTTTTATAATGACCAACTTCATGTGCTAAAACTGCTACAATTTCATCAGTTTCTAAGTTGTTAATCAAAGTATCAAAAAGTGTAATTCTTTTTTGAGAACCAAAACCAGAGAAATAAGCATTTGCTTTTGTAGATCTTTTAGAACCATCTATAACAAAAATATTATTTAATGTAAAACCTACTTTTTGTGCATATTTTTCTATTGCTGATTTTAATTCACCATCTTCCAAAGGTTTTTGTTTATTAAATAAAGGAACAATTAGTTTTGCGTAAAACATGTTCATAAATAAAGAAAAAATAGCTACTAAAGCCCAAGCATAGATCCAAAAAAAATCTCCTGCAATCTGATAAAACCAGATAATTAATGCTAAAATTCCACCACCTAAAATTATACTCATAATACCACCTTTTAGTTTATCTAGCCAAAATGTTTTTTTTGAAGATTTGTTAAAACCAAATTTTTCTTCAATTACAAAAGTTTTATAATAAGAAAACGGAGTTGTTAAAATATCTGACCCAAACATAATTACACCAAAAAAAATCAAAGCCACTAAAATAGGATTGTCTGTAAAGCTTCTAGCAAAATTATCAACGTATTTAAACCCATCAATAAAGAAGAAAACTAAGGTTGAAATTATTGAAAATGTAGATGTTAAGTTAGAAAATTTGGCATTTGTTTTTTTATAAGTTTGCGATTTCTTGTATTCTGTTTCATTGTAAACATCTGCTAATTTCTCAGGAATTTTATCATCAAAATGTTTAGCATTTAAAGTGTCTAAAATTTTATCAACAATAAAACTGATGACAATAATTGCAATTAATATATAGAATAGAGTAGTGGGGTGCATTGTTTATAAGAGAATTTAGCTTAAACAGTTTCTAATTCGGTTTTTAGAAAATTATTTTTATTGAAAAATTTCATTGTAGAATTACAATCTAATATTTATTTTCTTGTACTTGTTTTAAAATTATATTTTCCAAAAATAATCAAAACAAATAGGGCAAATAGAATGGCTACAATTTTTAGGAATTTTGTTTACCCATTCTGGCACCCAATCCCAAATTTCAGGTTCCATTACTCGCTGTGTACATCTGCAATTACTACATTGTGTAACAAAACCAGTTGCGTCTACATAACGTTTGTCTTGGGCTTTAAAGGCTTTACGACCAGTTTTACTCATTGGTAAATGTATAGTTAAAGAATTTGAGATAATAAGTCCTTTACCGTTTTTTAAAGGATAAGTATCTTGATGAAACTCTCTAAAATGATCTACACTAGAACATTCATATTCGTGATGCCAAGGTTTACCAGTTTTTAAAACTTCCATAAATTTTTCAGTATAAAAATTCTTAACCCATTCACCAAGAAAAGCATTTACTATAGGTTCGCCTAAAGGAAATTTTTTTAAAATATTATTATTTATTCCGTTTTCTTTTGCAAAATTCATCCATTCTGGGTTTACATAGGTTAAGTTTAAATCTTCTGATAGCCCATAAACTGAATGTTTACTATTTTCTAATGTTTTAAAATCAATTCCATTTAAATTAGAAGTAAAATTTTCAATATATCTCCTCATTATTTTGTACTAGTATTTTTTATTATTAAAATAACTTAAAAAAAAGTTTGGGAGATTTTTTTAAAGTTTGGTAAAAACTAAATTAATTGAAATTTTTTTATTTTTTTACTTTTTTACTAGCATACATTGCAGCGCCTATAATACCAGCATTATTTCTAAATTCTGCAACTTTTACTTTTACATCTGTAGTTAAATATTCTTTAAATCCATCGAATCTTTTACTAATTCCACCACCTAAAATAATTAAACTTGGCGAGAATACAATTCTTGCGTATTCTAGTAAAAGATCGAAACGTAATGCCCAATTTTTTAGCGTTAAACCTTCTTTTTTTCTAACAGAATCGGCAGTAAAACGTTCAATAATGTTTCCGTCAGAATGTAACATTTTACCAATTTCTAAATTAGGAATTAACTTGCCATCATAAAATAAACCAGAACCAATTCCGGTTCCTATTGTAATTACAATAACAACACCTTTTTCTTTTTTACCTGCACCTAAACTTACTTCTGCTAGACCAGCTAAATCGGCATCATTACTTACATAAAATGGCAATTTACATTCTTTTCTAAATAATTTATCCACTTTTACATTTAGCCATTTTTCGCTTAAATTTCCAGTGTGAATACATTTTCCTTTAACAATAGTTGTAGGAAAACTGCAACCAACGGCTTTTTTCCATTTAAAATGCCTTACCATTTCTTTTACAACTTTAGCTACAGCTTCTGGAGTTGCAGGTTTTGGAGTTTCAATTCTGTGTCTTTCAGAGAGTAATTCTCCTGTTTTAGTGTCTACAACTGCAGCTTTTATTCCTGTTCCTCCAATATCAATACCTAGTACTTTCATTTTTATATTTTAAAATTTCGTTGTCTTTTTGCTTCAAAAACAACAATTGCAGCAGCCACAGAAACATTCATAGAATCTATTTTTCCTTGCATTGGGATGTTTATATTTTGAGTGGCATTTTCTCGCCAAATTTCTGACAATCCAGTTGCTTCTGTTCCAACAACAATTGCGGTAGCATTTGTGTAATTTTCTTTATGATATTCGTTAGAATTCTGTAAAGTTGCAGCAAATATATTAATGTTCTTTTCTTGTAAAAAAGTAATTATTTCTTCTGATGAACCAACCGCAATTTGATTGGTAAAAACGCAACCTATACTAGAGCGAATAATATTTGAGTTGTATAAATCGCTTTTTGCATCAGCTATAAAAACGGCATCTACATTTGCAGCATCAGCAGTTCTTAAAATTGCGCCAATATTACCAGGTTTTTCAATGCTTTCGGTAATTAAAATTAAAGGTTTTTCATTTTTAAAATGTATGTTTTTTAATGAAAAATCTTTTGTTTTTGTAACAGCAATAATTCCTTCAGTAGAATCTCTATACGCTAATTTTTGATAGACATCTTTAGATATTTCTATTCTATTAATATTTTCGTTAAAAAGATTTAAAATTTCATTTTCAGAAATTAAATCAGGAAAAAATAAAACAGTATCAAATTTATAATTAGCTGTAATTGCTAGTGATATTTCTCGCTTTCCTTCAATAATAAATAAACTCTGTTTTCTTCTCTCACGAGCCTTTTCTTGAACTTTAAGCAAATTTTTTATATAAGCATTTTGTATGCTGGTAATTTCTTTCATTGATGCAAATATACTTATTTATAGGTATTTTATGATCTCTATTAAATGTGAATATTTGTTTATTATTAATCTTTAAATAAAATAAAATGAAAAAAAATGGTTATAGGTTATTGGTTTTTACAATTGCAGCGGTTATGATGTCTTTTAAAATTAATACAACAGAAATATTAAAAAAAGAAGAATTAATTAAAATAGATGTAAATTCTAACAGTTACCAAAATGGGTGGAGCACTTGGAAAACGACAGATTGTTTTAGAGGTTTAGACTTAAGAGTTAAGAAAAAACCTAAAAGCAATTATTCAGAAAAACATGAATGGTTAGTGCAGTTTAGAAATAGATATAATAACAAAATTTATTTTAGTTACGAAATTGTTCCTTATTCTGAAAAACAGAATATTAGAAACTCACAAAGAACTACCAATAGAGTTGATTTAAAAGGAAATACTACAGAAAAATCTACTCATTATAAATATTTAAGGGAAGCAAATACTGTTTATGTTCATGTAAATAAAGTTCGATTTAGTAATGATTATGGAAAAGGGTATTCTGATTGTGATAATTAAAATATACCTAACGTTAGGTATTGTTTTATAAATATTTAATATTAATATTTGCATAAGAATATTAAGAATTCGATTTTTTTATAATTAATTGTTTGAAAACGAAGAAGTAATATTGAAAAAGAGGGGGGATTATGTTTACATTATTATTGTAGACTATTTTTGATTAAAAAGGCTCGCAATTGCGAGCCTTTTTTAATAAGAATTAATATTTATTTGGTTTTGTATTTGTTAGAATATCGTTTCCAAAGTTCTGTTTGATGCGTTTCTAAGCTAATTTTTCTACCTTGAATAAAAGCTTCTGATAAAATGTTTGTTCTCATATCTAATGCATCTCCTTCAGAAATAAATAAGGTTGCATCTTTACCTACTTCTAAAGTTCCTACAAAATCATCTATTCCTAGAATTTTTGCTGTGTTTGATGTTAATAACTTTAAAGCAACTTCTTTATCTAAACCATAAGCAGCAAATGTACCAGCATAAAAAGGTAAATTTCTAGTGTTCATACGTTCCATTTGCCCTTCCATTCCTAAACTTACTAAAACACCTTTATCAGTTAAAACCTTTGCTATTGTATAGGTATAATCATACGCGTTATCTTCTCTGTTAGGATTTCTGTGAGGTCTGTCTAAAATTACAGGAACATTATTTTTTACTAATAAATCTGAAATTTTATCAGCTTCATTACCATGAACAATTACAATATTATCAATCCCTAATTCTTTAGAAATAGTAATAGCATCTGTAATTTCTCTTTGCCCGTTTACATGAATAAAAAGTTTTTGCGAACCATTAAATAAACCTTTCGTAGCTTCATAAGGTAAATTTTTCTTCATTTTTTCGCCAGCTAAGTAATTTTTAGCTTTTGTAAAATAAGTTTTAATGTTCTCAATTTTTTTACTGTAATTTCCATCAACTTTTAAAGCAGGATCTTCTCCTAACCACCATCTTCCTCGAGTAAAACTTCCTGGCCATTCCATATGAATTGCGTCATCAGTTTTTATGGCTGCATCTTCCCAATTCCAAGCATCTAACTGTACAATAGATGAAGTTCCAGAAATTATACCTCCTCTTGGTGTAATTTGTGCCATTAAAACTCCATTTGGTCTCATCGATTCTACAATTTTACTTTCTGCATTATAGGCAATTAAACTTCTAATATGAGGATTATTTGTACCTATTTCATCTTCGTCATCACTAGCTTTTACAGCATCAATTTCTACTAAACCTAAAGTTGAATTTGCAGCAATAAAGCCAGGATATACATGTTTTCCTTTTGCGTTTATTATGGTTCCTCTTCTTGCAATTTTTACATTTGCATTTCCAACAAAAACGATTTTTCCTTGGCTAAACATAATCAAAGAATTTTCAATGACTTGTCCGTTTCCTAAGTGTGCAGTTGCACCTTCAATAGAATAATCTGTGGTTTGTTTATCTGCGGGAG
Protein-coding sequences here:
- a CDS encoding bifunctional (p)ppGpp synthetase/guanosine-3',5'-bis(diphosphate) 3'-pyrophosphohydrolase codes for the protein MDYTATVEEENKEIANRYKDLLKGTYEVLSKEDKELIRKAFDLAVEAHSSQRRKTGEPYIYHPIAVAKIVAMEIGLGATSIASALLHDVVEDTKYTVEDIEQMFGTTIARIVSGLTKISRLNKEKNASIQAENFRKMLLTLYDDVRVILIKIADRLHNMQTMDAMPDDKQVKIASETLYIYAPLAHRLGLYNIKTELEDLGLKYTEPDVYNEIENKIKESKQDQQKYLQRFTDTLKSGLDKENFSYEIKGRFKSIYSIRKKMRTQNVTFDEVYDKYAIRIIYYPSSNDDKFDAWKIYTIVTDYFKPNPTRLRDWISQPKSTGYEALHITVVGPDAEWVEVQIRSERMNEIAEKGYAAHFKYKQGDQKESGLENWLNKLKETLESQSLNAVDFVEDFKLNLYSKEIYVFTPKGDLKSLPKDASALDFAFSIHTDVGLKCRGAKVNGKLVPLSHILKSGDQIEVITSSANKPNSRWLDFVITARAKTKIRAALKDDEKQVAEEGKAVLMRKLRHLKINFDDKVINELVAYFKLRTSFDLFYRFGNGAIDNTQLKAFVAQRNGAIVNFFKSKLRRSNSAKDIPEATDEVSPKYDALVFGKEEEKLDYKLSKCCNPIAGDKVFGFVTINDGIKVHKKNCPNAISLQSNYAYRIMSAKWIDSTKQDFKAILHIAGLDNQGIVNNVTRIISNNMSVFINSINITGDEGFFDGKISLSVKNSAQLNKLIKKIQKVEGVKKVERVNTL
- a CDS encoding M48 family metallopeptidase; the protein is MHPTTLFYILIAIIVISFIVDKILDTLNAKHFDDKIPEKLADVYNETEYKKSQTYKKTNAKFSNLTSTFSIISTLVFFFIDGFKYVDNFARSFTDNPILVALIFFGVIMFGSDILTTPFSYYKTFVIEEKFGFNKSSKKTFWLDKLKGGIMSIILGGGILALIIWFYQIAGDFFWIYAWALVAIFSLFMNMFYAKLIVPLFNKQKPLEDGELKSAIEKYAQKVGFTLNNIFVIDGSKRSTKANAYFSGFGSQKRITLFDTLINNLETDEIVAVLAHEVGHYKRKHIIFNLVSTILLTGFTLFILSLFINSSILSEALAVSIPSFHIGLIAFGILYSPISEITGLFMNYFSRVFEYQADNFAKETFAAKPLITSLKKLSKNSLSNLTPHKAYVFMHYSHPTLLERIENLEK
- the ppgK gene encoding polyphosphate--glucose phosphotransferase, with the translated sequence MKVLGIDIGGTGIKAAVVDTKTGELLSERHRIETPKPATPEAVAKVVKEMVRHFKWKKAVGCSFPTTIVKGKCIHTGNLSEKWLNVKVDKLFRKECKLPFYVSNDADLAGLAEVSLGAGKKEKGVVIVITIGTGIGSGLFYDGKLIPNLEIGKMLHSDGNIIERFTADSVRKKEGLTLKNWALRFDLLLEYARIVFSPSLIILGGGISKRFDGFKEYLTTDVKVKVAEFRNNAGIIGAAMYASKKVKK
- a CDS encoding RNA methyltransferase yields the protein MKEITSIQNAYIKNLLKVQEKARERRKQSLFIIEGKREISLAITANYKFDTVLFFPDLISENEILNLFNENINRIEISKDVYQKLAYRDSTEGIIAVTKTKDFSLKNIHFKNEKPLILITESIEKPGNIGAILRTADAANVDAVFIADAKSDLYNSNIIRSSIGCVFTNQIAVGSSEEIITFLQEKNINIFAATLQNSNEYHKENYTNATAIVVGTEATGLSEIWRENATQNINIPMQGKIDSMNVSVAAAIVVFEAKRQRNFKI
- a CDS encoding amidohydrolase family protein, with product MKKIIYSLMFFFLVGNILAQQTPADKQTTDYSIEGATAHLGNGQVIENSLIMFSQGKIVFVGNANVKIARRGTIINAKGKHVYPGFIAANSTLGLVEIDAVKASDDEDEIGTNNPHIRSLIAYNAESKIVESMRPNGVLMAQITPRGGIISGTSSIVQLDAWNWEDAAIKTDDAIHMEWPGSFTRGRWWLGEDPALKVDGNYSKKIENIKTYFTKAKNYLAGEKMKKNLPYEATKGLFNGSQKLFIHVNGQREITDAITISKELGIDNIVIVHGNEADKISDLLVKNNVPVILDRPHRNPNREDNAYDYTYTIAKVLTDKGVLVSLGMEGQMERMNTRNLPFYAGTFAAYGLDKEVALKLLTSNTAKILGIDDFVGTLEVGKDATLFISEGDALDMRTNILSEAFIQGRKISLETHQTELWKRYSNKYKTK